The stretch of DNA ATCCCCGGCCCCGTATCGGCAATTTCAATCAGCAGACGATCGTTCTCCAGTCGGCTCCTCGCCCGGAGCCTGCCTTCTTTTTCCCCCATGGCCTGAACCGCGTTGCCGGCGAGATTCATCACCACCTGGCGCAAGGCTTCGAGGCCGACGACCACCGGTCTTCCCACCCCGAGCTGCAGGTCCATGGTGACGTTGCGGCGCCCCATGCAGGTCAGCTCCAGGCATTCGCGGATCATCTCGTCGACATCACCCCGGCGCAGGACGAGGGGCTCTTTCCGGCCGATATTCAACAACTGCTGCACCGTCCCCTTGATCCTGTCGACCCCCTGCGCCAGCAGATTCAGATAGCGGGCCTGCAGGTCCGGCTGATCCATGCTTCTTTTCATCGTCTGGATGCAGTTCTGCATCCCCCCCAGGGGGTTGTTGATCTCATGGGAGATCCCCGCGACAAGCCGACCGAGAGCCGCCTGCTTCTCGCTCTGGAAGACCTGTTCGCGGGTGGCGTCGAGCTCCTGCTGCGAGCGCTCGAGGCGCTGGCAGAGTTTTCGGTAGTGGCCGGCCAGCACACCGATTTCATCCTTCTCTTCGGCCGGCAGAACCCTCTCGGCCCCGCGCCGCTCCGGAAACCGGTCCATTTCCAGGGCCAGGATTTTCAGCCGTTTGGCGACCAGGAAGTCGAAGAGAAAGAAGATCGTCAGCGCCACGATGACGATGGTGGCCACGGCAATGTTCAGCAGCATCCGGTTGTTGGTCCTTATCTCGGCAAAGGCCAGGTCCATCGGGATGGTCACATTCATGCCGCCCCGGATATCACCGACTTCATACCCCTGGTCCGAGTGGCATTGCAGGCAGTTGCCGTCCACCTTCAGCGGGGCCATGTAGCGGAGGCGGTAGCGTCCGGCGATTTTCTCGATCTCCACCGTCTCTTCGGCGCCTTTTTCAAACTTCCGCAGACTGCGCCGCTCAAATTCATCGGGCGCATTGGCCGGATTCACCGGCTGCAGACTGGTGACGTTGAATTGCCCCATGCCTTCCCTGGCCGCATAAACGGAGAGTTCGCGGGTGACCATGGCAGGATTGCGCTTGACCAGCCAGTTGCCCTGCGCATCCTGGATCTGCCCTCCTTCGAGAAAGGGATTGCTCTCGACCCCCGGCCCCTTGAGGAAAAAGAGTCCGTTATGGTCCGCAACCCACTGTCGGGTGAGCCGTATCTGGTGGAAGAGCATCTTGGCCTGCCGGGTGGCTTGTTCGACGACCAGGTCCTCCTGGAAGCTGGAGGTGCGATAGAAGGTGACGCCGTAAGAGCAGCAGATCACCAGACCGATGAGAAGAATGAATTTGGTTCTCAACTGCATGCTGGAAGGTCCGTCTTCTGGATAGTGTCCTGCCGGGAAGAAAAGCTGCTACTAAATGGTAACACATGAAAAATATCAAATGCTACTTCTTAGTAACAGGTGCGGCAGGGCAGTTATGTAAGCTCATGAAATCAGGCTTGTTTTCTTCTGGCACAGCCGTTGCTATTTGATCAGATCAAAGCCGGGGCATGAAAGCAACAACGGGATACCTGTCAACCCAAATCAACCAGAGGGCTGCTTATGGAAACCGGAAACGCAATGAAATACGTGGCTGCCTGCTGCGTCGTCACCGTGGTCGGATTGTTCGCTTTCGTGGTGAATGAATCCAAAATGCTGTCCTACCTGTCGAGCGATCCCAAGGTCTGCATCAACTGTCACGCCATGAACGCCCATTATGCCACCTGGCAGCACAGCTCCCACCGGGACAGCGCCATCTGTGTGGACTGTCACCTGCCGAGGAATTCCTTCATCGACAAGCTGCTCGCGAAATCCAGAGACGGCTACAACCATTCTCTGGCCATGACCCTGGGCAGTTACGGCAACAACCTGAGGATCAAGGGGAACGCGGCAAAAAGGATCCAGACCAACTGCATCTCCTGCCACCAGGAGGTCGTCTCCCGGATGATGGCCAACAGCGAACCCTATCACCAGGAATCCGGTATTCCGATGGGGCGCCCCTGTTGGGAATGCCACAGGAGCCTGCCCCACGGTACGACGCGAAGTCTGCTGGCGACGCAGAACAATATCGGCGTTAAGGAATTATAGGACACCCAACAAAGGAGAATTGAATCATGAAAAGATCCTGGTTCGTCACCATCGCATCGGTCGTCATCATGGTCCCTCTGCTGCTGCTTGCCGTCTCCATCAAGGAGAACAAGGCGGACCAGAAGGCCATCAACGCCGTCCCGGACATCAAAAAATTCGAGTCGAGAAGTTCCGAGTGGGGCAAGCATTTCCAGCGGCAGTACGACTCCTATATGAAGACCCGCAAGAGCGATGAAATCAAGGATGTGCTGAAGGAGGAGCCGGCCCTGGTGGTCATGTGGGCGGG from Desulfuromonadales bacterium encodes:
- a CDS encoding ATP-binding protein, whose product is MQLRTKFILLIGLVICCSYGVTFYRTSSFQEDLVVEQATRQAKMLFHQIRLTRQWVADHNGLFFLKGPGVESNPFLEGGQIQDAQGNWLVKRNPAMVTRELSVYAAREGMGQFNVTSLQPVNPANAPDEFERRSLRKFEKGAEETVEIEKIAGRYRLRYMAPLKVDGNCLQCHSDQGYEVGDIRGGMNVTIPMDLAFAEIRTNNRMLLNIAVATIVIVALTIFFLFDFLVAKRLKILALEMDRFPERRGAERVLPAEEKDEIGVLAGHYRKLCQRLERSQQELDATREQVFQSEKQAALGRLVAGISHEINNPLGGMQNCIQTMKRSMDQPDLQARYLNLLAQGVDRIKGTVQQLLNIGRKEPLVLRRGDVDEMIRECLELTCMGRRNVTMDLQLGVGRPVVVGLEALRQVVMNLAGNAVQAMGEKEGRLRARSRLENDRLLIEIADTGPGIDPKHLDKIFEPFFTTKEVGEGTGLGLSVSHSLVSQMGGELTARNGEEGGALFTVAVPLPGEIATEGESAS
- the nrfH gene encoding cytochrome c nitrite reductase small subunit, which codes for MKYVAACCVVTVVGLFAFVVNESKMLSYLSSDPKVCINCHAMNAHYATWQHSSHRDSAICVDCHLPRNSFIDKLLAKSRDGYNHSLAMTLGSYGNNLRIKGNAAKRIQTNCISCHQEVVSRMMANSEPYHQESGIPMGRPCWECHRSLPHGTTRSLLATQNNIGVKEL
- a CDS encoding ammonia-forming cytochrome c nitrite reductase subunit c552, producing MKRSWFVTIASVVIMVPLLLLAVSIKENKADQKAINAVPDIKKFESRSSEWGKHFQRQYDSYMKTRKSDEIKDVLKEEPALVVMWAG